From Sulfurovum xiamenensis, a single genomic window includes:
- a CDS encoding GGDEF domain-containing protein → MNMNNFLQSGFKFTGEENLLQFKFKMLNSILIIVAFFSLLFALLSDLGMNDIGPIHTKVNYMYSLLTLMLIFFLRLSKQNDTAASHALLVISLITFTSALIFVPQDEFRIIWFYLLIFVAYMINGKISGLLYTLSSIAIILIANFTIDLHLSDVAIHSAILGLIIGSFLSFIYTNKIINYETSLKQQNSSLSVLASTDYLTGIMNRRMFNQISEHYFKTAQQDHLSLTLLLLDLDHFKKVNDTYGHQTGDQLLICFVQTVKNLLRKSDIFSRIGGEEFAILLSQIDKKDAYTLAEKIRKAVENVTVHYEGHNVSVRTSIGIAQNNATDTSFSDMFSRSDMALYKAKKEGRNRTCCAAFSENDIDCPQTSEQAEILNFSI, encoded by the coding sequence ATGAATATGAACAATTTTTTACAAAGTGGCTTTAAGTTTACAGGTGAGGAAAACCTTCTACAGTTTAAATTTAAAATGCTGAATTCTATTTTGATCATTGTCGCTTTTTTTTCTCTTCTTTTTGCTTTACTGAGTGACTTAGGTATGAATGACATAGGCCCTATTCATACCAAAGTAAATTATATGTATAGTTTACTGACACTGATGCTTATATTCTTTCTCAGACTCTCCAAACAAAATGATACAGCTGCATCACACGCTCTACTTGTGATCTCATTGATCACATTTACATCAGCACTTATTTTTGTACCACAAGATGAGTTTAGGATCATATGGTTCTATCTGTTGATTTTTGTTGCCTATATGATCAATGGAAAAATAAGTGGACTACTCTATACACTATCTTCTATAGCAATTATACTGATCGCCAATTTCACTATCGATCTGCATCTATCAGATGTAGCTATTCATTCAGCTATTTTGGGGCTGATCATAGGAAGCTTTTTATCCTTTATATATACCAATAAAATCATCAATTATGAAACCAGTTTAAAACAGCAAAACAGCAGTTTAAGTGTATTGGCTTCTACAGATTACCTGACAGGTATTATGAATAGACGTATGTTCAATCAAATTTCCGAACACTATTTTAAAACAGCACAGCAGGATCATTTGAGTTTGACACTTCTGTTACTAGACTTGGACCACTTTAAAAAGGTCAATGATACATACGGTCATCAGACAGGCGATCAATTATTGATATGTTTTGTTCAAACTGTCAAAAACCTATTAAGAAAAAGTGACATATTTTCCCGTATAGGTGGTGAAGAATTTGCGATACTTCTATCTCAAATAGATAAAAAAGATGCTTATACTTTGGCTGAAAAAATTCGTAAAGCAGTTGAAAATGTCACTGTTCACTATGAAGGTCATAACGTGTCTGTACGAACTTCTATTGGAATCGCCCAAAATAATGCAACAGACACTTCATTTAGTGATATGTTTTCTCGTTCTGATATGGCACTTTACAAAGCCAAAAAAGAAGGAAGAAACCGGACATGTTGTGCAGCATTTTCAGAGAATGATATAGATTGCCCACAGACATCAGAGCAGGCTGAAATACTCAATTTTTCTATCTAA